In Sesamum indicum cultivar Zhongzhi No. 13 linkage group LG1, S_indicum_v1.0, whole genome shotgun sequence, the sequence AAGACGTCGTGCTACTTTGAAATTGATTTCGGGCTTTGCCGCTCAATCTCCCCTGAATCTGTTCGTTTACGGCACATCAAACGCCACTCTCCATGGGCAGTGCGGCAGGCTATGAAGACCCGACGAGTGGGAACTAGTAAACGACGATGGATTGGTTCACAAGCGCAAGAAGCGCCGCCGCATGTTCCCCAACGCCACTTCATCCTCCGGCCATCCGGAGCTTGAGAAGAAGCACCGTCGTGAATGGAAAAAGAGGGCTCTTCTGAAGCTGCGGgaaaagtatttaaaagaGATTAGCCGGTGGGAACTTTTGTCGAACACCTTGAAGAAAGTGGAGAAGAATGCACAGACGCGATTGCTGAAGCTGTATCCCACAACGTTCTCTGAAGCAGCTTCGAGTTCAGAGCAGAATTCCACCTGCCGGAGAATCGTTGACGATCTCTTCTCTCAGGTGCTGCTCCAAAACTACTTCAGGAGCTCCAGATGTACCTGCTGTTAGTGTCTTATTGGAATTATATATCATCAAAATCCcagataaagaaaaacaacgaaaattgaatttgattttttattccatttatatttcaaattcgtAGGCTGATGGGCAGGAGGCTATAATTCGGGCTGCCTTGAGTTTATGTGATGCAGCTGAAGCATTGTGCAGTGCGCACGAGGAAAGATTGAAGCAACAGCTCACCAACCTACCAATTTGGGGACCTTCGCCACATGAGCTCATGGCTGCATTTGGAGAAGAATAGGCTTCTTTCAGGAATACGTAGTACAATTCTGATTGAAGAAGGAGCATTAGGAGAAACTGCGTTACGGTGCACAGTAGTTTAATTTGTATCTTATAAGTATTCAACTATAATGCAGTCTGTTATTTGATCATTTACATTGTAGAGTTAGTTTTTAGATATAGAAACTAGTATTCAGCAGGGTCGCCGATGATTCATCTGAGTGTGATGaagaatatttaataattcggTGCTTGAGAAATCAAGGATTTTTGTTTCCCGGCCTGTAATATTCATATCCCACCTAAGTCATTGTTAGTGGTTTCACCTACCTAATTTCGGTGCTGACTCTTTTAGCCAGAACAAGGATCTCTGGACTCCTTTCCGTACTACTACCCCTGCACTTGCTGAATGATAGTGTGTCATTTGCTATATGCTGTAATGAAGATCTCAATCTATTTTGAATGCTTAGCGAGTGACTGAAGGATATCACCTGCTTAGTTCATACTGTTTCTTAATTCTAAGTGATTATATGCAGATCTGGCTAGCAACTAATCCTTGGGGTGCACAGAGATTACCACCAGTATTGTTGTGGCTGAGTCTGATATGTACATCCGCAGATTATGGGGTTTTCCTAATGAGGTGTGTGCACTTCCTAAGTTGTTATATGATATTCTTGCCTTAACTTTCATTTGCTTGCAACACTAGGCCAGGAAAAGATTAAGCACTCGGCTTTGCTAGTACATTCATAGTATCTGTCTAATACAAGTGGCATAGACAAGTTTTATGAGGTCTTCAAGCTTGAACTCTACGTGATTGATATTGCTGAGAAGGAAGTTCATGTACATGCATTCCTCTTTAAATGGTCTTAAGTCTGAAGGGTTGCAGAGTTCCTGTGATTGTTCTCTCTAACTTTGTCTTTCCAATGTAACTATGTACCAATTTTCTGTCAGTTTCATTAATAGATTGGGCATTGCACGTCGTAATTGTTAAACCAAAACATCTTTTCACCTTATCAGTATGACAACACTGATGCTACCATAAAGAAGGTAACGACTGAACTTCTCTGTTTCCTCCCTTCCAAGTaggtatttatttttgctaCTCCGTTAGTATGCTTTGTAATTGCTTGACAAAATTGTACCATTGGCAGAGAACTTTACAATTAGATTTGTTTCACCACGAGGTTGGACAAGTGTGCTGGATGAATTTGTATGATTGAAACGGGCTATCCATGCGAGTGTCTGGAAGCAAACTAAATGGTGactataatgaaaaattatctatgAGTAACTCCATCCACCACCTATTTGTGATGGAAAACATAGAATGTATTGCTCTTCTTGCTAGCTGGTACGACAAGCGTTTTTTGCACCCAAACATCATCTTATCCTATGATCATACATTTATCTGGGATGAAGACTTAGGGTCAAGAATTTTGATGCGGGGGAGCAAGTAGAAACAGCTTGTATCTTGCTTGTCAAGGTGTTCAGGTGATACCCTTCACGTGAACAAGCATGATCATACATTTCACTGCCTGGTTTATCCCCAGCTAGAGGAATGATGAGAAAGGCGAGAGGAAACAGAAGTTCACAGGTATGAACAACAACGCCTTTTACCAAACCCCTGAGCAGAAATATCACAAAAGACCTCTTCActgttgaaaaattacaccacCATCCTTGCAATCATGTTTCACATTACAAATTCTCCCCTAAAAGTCTCACAGCCAGAGGGAGCATGTAATGAATAAATGACTGCATGAGGTgcaatgtaattttataaatagagagGTTTATCTGTAATAAGCCTATACTAAAACAAAtgtcaattcttttttaatgtgCACTAGTCCTATTGCTTAATTGATGATCCTGGATGTTTACTCATATCTAATTACTACTACATACAGGAACACAGAGGAAAGACCAGGCTGGTGTACAGATACTCATTTGCGAACCTGCGCAGCATGTATAGATGGGTTGATCGCAtgattatgtatatgtgtttTTCTAAGTATGAAGAATTTTTTGGGCTGCTTTTGACAAAGATGAAATAAGACCAAAGGAAGTGTTTACGTCAAGTGAACGGCTTTCATTGCCTAGAAGTGAAAACTGACCTCAACAAGCATCGCAAGAGCAAAATCAAGCCCCCACCCATGGACCAAGTCATTCTGCAGCAATATTACTAATAGTTAAGATTCACTACCAACATGCAGGTCTGAGTTTCAAAGTAACAACATTTCTCCCCTAGCCGTTTCTTGGACATTCTTTGtgttctttccttttcttttctctgcTACCAACTAGAAAATTAGGGAAACGTATCAGTGCCTGAATCATATGCCAGACAGAGCGCCATGCGTCACGGGAAAACACTGGGGGCCATGATCTCCACGAATAGGTATATCCAAACTAAGTGTAAGGccagtttggttttattttaattttccaattattttcagttttgtatatgttttcatgtgaaaataaaaatatgtttggacTAGTCGACAAGATTGTGTTTTATGTTGTTAGTGGTGTTAAAtcaatatatctttttatttggtgaaaatcatagttttattttatattgttagTGGTGTTAAATcgaatacattttttatttaaataaaattgatagttgtatttatttatcgATTTAGAATtgttagtgatgtcaaatcaaagtattatgaaaaaaatgactaattcataaaattaatgattggAAAAACTTATGTAtgtaaatagataaaaaagtaACGATTGATATGAACATCATATCAAAACATTCTtagaatatgtataaataaacatgttttcacttttattgTGAAGTTCAATCTTCTACTTCTGCCTTAGGTACGGACCGGACCAGTATAGAAACGATGGGCCTATGCTGCAGCATCGGTTGGCTGTTGCAGAGAAATCCTACTTCAAGGCTATGGGAGTTGATCTGCCTAATACCCCAGGTACTTGGGGAAATTAATCTTATTGCAAAATCATTTAAATCTAAGTGATTTTGGTAATTACCCCTTAACAAATAGTAGCAATTATAGCTCTAAAGCATTCAATAATTGAGTCCAGCATGAGTACACAAAGTTGCATACTGATTGAGGAGATAAAGCCAAAAAACTTAACAATGACGAGTAAAGCAAATAAAGAGAgtatctttttttgtttttatcccAAAATACTTTGAACTATAAAGTTGCTGTGGTTGTTTTTTGAATATCAAACAAATTAGGGACTAAAAAAGTATTTCTAATCAGTCCAacaactttttcttcttcttttttttttctacaaaaaagataacttttttttcccccttcaATAAAAATGGCCTAAGTGCAGCCTCGTAGACGTGAAGCAAATGATTGTGTTAATGTGGGTGCCCAACGTTTTGGTGCTTCCTTATCTACACATGGGGAAAAGCATAAGAATTATGATTTTCTGTTGTGTATTATAAACTGAAGGTGGCCTgctgataatatttttttttcaataaagatTGAGGTTTCACTTTATTTACTTCGAggaaaaatgttattttcgTCCCATATTTTAGAGtcaatatactttttattgtattaGTTATGAGattctcattaattattttatatggattaaaaaaaagtttcacttttaacattttcattagatttcattaatattttgacacGTGCTAAGCATGTGGTATTTTGGATAACGGTCACGTGCCTTTTATGTCAGTATACTAACAGAGTCCGACAAAAGAACTAAAAGTGAGAAATTTTTTCGCTTATGAGATCATTAATGAGAATTTTCTAAGTAATGGGATAAAAAGTATgctaatactaaaatataggaagaaaaaaactatttgTCGTTTACTTtgattaataactataaatttgattcaatctaactatttatttattgctaAAAGGAAAGGAAATCATAATTTTGGCCCAAATCCAAGTGCTGCAGCCACTATCCACATATGCCTgttgttttataatttggaGATACGATCTAAATTATTCTCATCTTAATTTATGtgatctaaaataaatatttcgaGTAGTGCATAGAGGCTTTTATCTCTAATTTGCTACGGGTATATTCATGATAATGTTGCATACATTGGCTCTCATCCATGTACTGCTCCCactacttttatatatttatacatgtagtgatttttcattattattattatcattgcTACTGCTAGTactgttatattttattaataattattgttatagtAAAAAGTAGAAGCTTTTTGAACTTAGTGGAAGGTGATGAAATAGTTGGgcccagaaaaagaaaatgatacaCTATATCTGGATATGGTCCAAGACATGCCTGTCCCTTCACTTCTCTTGCCCTCATTTCATGCATCtaagttttattattgttGCTGGCCGTACGGAGTACATTCAGTGtctgtataaaaatatatagaaatttataaataatttaatttttatttttgtatagatATAGAGAAATGATTCATTTTAACATATGGTACAGGGAAGTGGGAGTTATTACATAGACAAAACAATAAAGGCATTTTTGTAACATCACATGAAAGTTTGCCAAAATGATAAGAATAGAAGGCTGATACTTTGtcaa encodes:
- the LOC105162280 gene encoding uncharacterized protein LOC105162280, producing MFPNATSSSGHPELEKKHRREWKKRALLKLREKYLKEISRWELLSNTLKKVEKNAQTRLLKLYPTTFSEAASSSEQNSTCRRIVDDLFSQADGQEAIIRAALSLCDAAEALCSAHEERLKQQLTNLPIWGPSPHELMAAFGEE